In one window of Posidoniimonas corsicana DNA:
- a CDS encoding transposase — translation MRTTKSPIALLLAAHELGRRTVRRYWHHRAPKKFTLPQLFACLVLKEFLRLDYRKLSAVLEESPSWTAAIGLASVPHFTTFQKAATRLLESRRVQRMLDHSVRMGQ, via the coding sequence GTGCGAACGACGAAGTCCCCCATCGCGTTGCTGCTTGCCGCCCACGAGCTGGGTCGTCGGACGGTGCGTCGTTACTGGCATCACCGGGCCCCGAAGAAGTTCACGCTCCCTCAGCTGTTCGCCTGCCTGGTGCTGAAGGAGTTCTTGCGGCTGGACTACCGGAAGCTGTCGGCGGTGCTCGAGGAGTCGCCCAGCTGGACCGCGGCGATCGGCCTGGCGAGCGTGCCGCACTTCACCACCTTCCAGAAGGCGGCGACGCGGCTGCTGGAGAGCCGCCGCGTGCAGCGGATGCTGGACCACTCGGTCCGGATGGGGCAGTAG
- a CDS encoding M56 family metallopeptidase, producing MLPATYLLHGEHNPVVAEAIAPVSASASLVTPDITAAPVDPTPTAVSPPPIEAPPARLRESSPAASTAQPAAAAWVVAVYLCGVAAMLIRLGLAAARAHRLASRAAPVVDGAPVRFLRQLAQDWGVGFTPVLVVARTTVTPQVVGLLRPTILLPGVALAGMRGEELELILRHELAHVRRYDLWANLLQRLAEALLFFNPAVWLLSRRASRLREYCCDEMACAVDANHSPEPRALYAAALLRVVELSRGSAPTDELVALAANGRPSELRRRVARLLGEPLREPLRLSRGGALAVMGIAILLAAPLAKSPAVAGDSPKQAASEARLNATPINSVDEEIEILTEGPDADRVSTISIRVLDEAGQPIKGAKVRQNHVIHDPDGPRPTKIKNHNYQTDADGWASVTWEGESKDLRIWASAPGRVFMHAMWAEDQADGGRIPNEFVFKLLNGVEIGGRVTNTKGEPVAGATVEVIDRVASQFHVDIPGKPVVRPVRSYWGPTATTDADGRWSVDTAPQEQDLLFVPLMPGRPAPSGPPLVLNVTHERFQDFDGERAEAFSLAPSLAALRDKQAEVVLYPADAEAQGNPLPTAEQEPFKATAASAPLEFRIIIAKHVLLLNGEKIVTWDGLKRRMLAAPDPKSLHPSFYVTRGWRELDQDEQAASQAIFLLRKEVGFNGHSIGNLWPRTDLRYDRIRTADDLTPPNAEPITGTVVDAAGNPAPGAQVLLITPIDESIRYRSYDLALVDGRVRNPLEHVITTTDAAGAFRLAAPRVQSWRLIVLHPAAGFADLSGEQLAASGAVRLMAWGELTVSFQAPSNLAQAIDLTTRTPERDTLPEVVINQYWSDRGEPPEGRAFVFPHVPPYRQTSVQRSLADSDGGATSLHEATVNLLPGDSRWLGLGPISAKQSAELSRTRELLNRRRSRPAATESSSDADAPETNEPGSSE from the coding sequence ATGCTGCCAGCGACCTACCTGCTGCATGGCGAGCACAATCCCGTGGTCGCTGAGGCGATTGCTCCTGTTTCCGCCTCGGCTAGCCTGGTCACGCCCGACATCACCGCGGCGCCTGTCGACCCGACGCCGACTGCCGTCAGTCCCCCGCCCATCGAGGCGCCTCCTGCCCGGCTGCGCGAGTCATCGCCGGCTGCCAGTACGGCGCAGCCCGCCGCCGCTGCGTGGGTTGTGGCAGTCTACCTGTGCGGCGTGGCGGCGATGCTCATCCGGCTAGGGCTGGCCGCCGCGCGAGCGCACCGCTTGGCGTCACGAGCGGCGCCGGTTGTGGATGGGGCGCCGGTCCGGTTCTTGCGACAACTGGCCCAAGACTGGGGAGTGGGCTTCACGCCGGTACTGGTAGTCGCCAGAACGACGGTGACGCCGCAGGTGGTGGGGCTGCTGCGTCCCACCATCTTGCTGCCGGGCGTCGCGTTGGCCGGGATGCGTGGTGAGGAGCTTGAGCTCATCCTGCGGCACGAACTGGCCCACGTGCGGCGGTATGACTTGTGGGCGAACCTGCTGCAACGGCTGGCCGAGGCGCTGCTGTTTTTCAACCCTGCCGTATGGCTTCTCAGCCGCCGTGCCAGCAGACTCCGCGAGTACTGCTGCGATGAGATGGCCTGCGCGGTGGACGCCAACCACTCGCCAGAGCCACGGGCCCTGTACGCGGCCGCGCTGCTGCGGGTCGTGGAGCTGAGCCGCGGGAGCGCACCAACCGACGAGCTCGTCGCGCTGGCCGCCAACGGCCGCCCGTCGGAGCTGCGCCGGCGCGTGGCGCGGTTGCTTGGGGAGCCGCTGCGAGAACCGCTGCGACTGTCTCGCGGCGGGGCGCTGGCGGTGATGGGTATTGCCATCTTGCTGGCGGCGCCGCTGGCCAAGTCGCCCGCAGTTGCTGGCGACTCGCCGAAGCAGGCCGCGTCGGAAGCCCGCCTTAACGCCACACCGATCAACTCAGTGGACGAAGAAATCGAGATCCTCACCGAGGGCCCAGACGCAGACCGCGTTTCGACGATCAGCATCCGCGTGCTCGACGAGGCCGGCCAGCCAATCAAGGGCGCAAAGGTGCGGCAGAACCACGTGATCCACGATCCTGACGGGCCGCGGCCGACAAAGATCAAGAACCACAACTACCAGACCGACGCCGACGGCTGGGCCAGCGTCACCTGGGAGGGAGAGTCCAAGGACCTGCGAATCTGGGCGTCGGCGCCGGGCCGCGTTTTCATGCACGCCATGTGGGCGGAGGACCAAGCCGATGGCGGCCGGATTCCCAACGAGTTTGTGTTCAAGCTCCTCAATGGGGTGGAGATCGGCGGCAGGGTCACCAACACCAAGGGAGAGCCGGTCGCCGGAGCGACGGTAGAGGTCATCGATCGCGTCGCTTCGCAGTTCCACGTTGACATCCCTGGCAAGCCGGTTGTGCGGCCGGTGCGGTCGTACTGGGGCCCCACGGCGACCACCGACGCCGACGGGCGTTGGTCGGTAGACACCGCGCCGCAGGAGCAGGATCTCCTGTTCGTTCCTCTGATGCCCGGCCGTCCGGCGCCCTCTGGGCCGCCGCTGGTGCTGAACGTGACCCACGAGCGTTTCCAAGACTTTGACGGCGAACGCGCCGAGGCGTTCAGCTTGGCGCCATCGCTGGCTGCGCTGCGAGACAAGCAGGCGGAAGTCGTCCTGTACCCCGCCGATGCGGAAGCCCAAGGCAATCCGCTCCCGACGGCCGAGCAAGAGCCGTTCAAGGCGACAGCCGCGTCCGCTCCTCTGGAATTCCGCATTATCATCGCCAAGCACGTGCTGCTCCTCAATGGCGAAAAGATCGTCACCTGGGACGGGCTCAAACGCCGCATGCTGGCGGCGCCCGATCCTAAATCGCTGCACCCCAGTTTCTACGTCACGCGCGGCTGGCGCGAGCTGGATCAGGACGAGCAGGCCGCCAGCCAGGCGATTTTCTTGCTCCGCAAGGAGGTCGGCTTCAATGGCCACAGCATCGGCAATCTGTGGCCCCGCACCGACCTGCGGTACGACCGCATCCGCACCGCCGACGACCTCACGCCGCCCAACGCCGAGCCGATCACCGGCACGGTGGTCGACGCGGCGGGCAACCCGGCGCCAGGTGCCCAGGTACTGCTGATCACGCCGATCGACGAGTCGATCCGCTACCGCAGCTATGACCTCGCCCTGGTCGACGGACGCGTCCGCAATCCGCTGGAGCACGTGATCACCACCACCGACGCCGCGGGCGCCTTCCGGCTGGCCGCGCCCCGCGTCCAGTCTTGGCGGCTGATCGTGCTGCATCCGGCCGCCGGCTTCGCCGACCTGTCCGGAGAGCAGCTGGCCGCCAGCGGTGCGGTCCGCCTGATGGCCTGGGGCGAGCTGACCGTTAGCTTCCAGGCGCCCAGCAACCTGGCTCAGGCGATCGACCTCACCACCCGGACCCCGGAGCGGGACACGCTGCCAGAGGTGGTCATCAACCAGTACTGGTCCGACCGGGGTGAACCGCCCGAGGGCCGCGCGTTCGTGTTCCCCCACGTCCCTCCCTACCGGCAGACAAGCGTGCAGCGGAGCCTCGCCGACTCCGACGGCGGCGCCACGTCGTTGCACGAGGCCACTGTGAACCTCCTGCCGGGTGATAGCCGCTGGCTAGGGCTCGGACCGATATCAGCGAAGCAATCCGCCGAGCTCAGTCGCACGAGGGAGTTACTCAACCGTCGCCGGTCGCGACCCGCCGCGACTGAGAGTAGCTCGGATGCCGATGCACCCGAGACCAACGAACCGGGCAGCTCGGAATAG
- a CDS encoding DUF6717 family protein, translated as MSNFLRFVSPYKWEGCWVFDDDQYDLVKEPFVFGADVVLDWLVTDIEGAENGFKLLFAEKPFPGYQAKFEWLREECEGNWYIEQSTGQEGWLCPALLNYFETPPKEIYVLASKRD; from the coding sequence GTGAGCAACTTCTTACGGTTCGTATCACCCTACAAGTGGGAAGGCTGCTGGGTCTTCGACGACGACCAGTACGATCTGGTCAAAGAACCGTTCGTGTTCGGTGCTGACGTGGTGCTCGATTGGCTCGTCACCGACATCGAAGGTGCCGAGAACGGCTTCAAGCTTCTGTTCGCCGAGAAGCCCTTCCCCGGCTATCAAGCCAAGTTCGAGTGGCTCAGGGAAGAGTGCGAAGGCAACTGGTACATCGAACAATCAACAGGCCAGGAAGGCTGGCTCTGCCCGGCTCTGCTCAACTACTTCGAGACGCCGCCGAAAGAGATATACGTGCTCGCCAGCAAGCGAGATTGA
- a CDS encoding transposase, whose protein sequence is MADGGYDSEANHRHCREACGVRSLIPARLGRSGKPPRTYWRHVMASRLHTTRYGQRAQAETTISMLKRLIGSQLRARKKPNQRREAALKTLTLNLMIL, encoded by the coding sequence CTGGCCGACGGCGGCTACGACAGCGAGGCCAACCACCGGCACTGCCGCGAGGCGTGCGGCGTCCGCTCGCTGATCCCCGCTAGGCTCGGCCGGTCCGGCAAGCCGCCCCGAACCTACTGGCGACACGTCATGGCCAGCCGGCTGCACACCACCCGCTACGGGCAACGCGCCCAGGCCGAGACCACCATCAGCATGCTCAAGCGACTTATCGGCTCCCAGCTCAGGGCACGGAAAAAGCCCAACCAGCGACGCGAAGCCGCCCTCAAGACGCTCACGCTCAACCTCATGATCCTTTAA